From a region of the Desulfuromonas sp. KJ2020 genome:
- a CDS encoding tetratricopeptide repeat protein: protein MSLLNQMLKDLEKRQATAGDPTGLPGTGAGAERTRRFGVLLWVLLALALVLGGLVLWLSVGYWADRDVPVAVEQVELRKVPISATAEMAPAAEPAGAVSEPPASPAAMEPEVATALAETPAREAVPAKETVSSLSESVEPPQLPVAAPPSPKTPAASEPAALVKTPRPLSPEEQARVRFAEGEAALKDGRLPEAEQAWRQALRLDPAQHESREKLAALLAGAGRRVEAEKVYAAGLESDPAHSPFRRGYARLLAEREELSTAREVLRQGPVPTVAADPDFHALYAALSQRLGDYAAAAATYSLLLQHDPASGVSWLGLGLALESDGRAPEAVEAYRQAIASGSLQTDLLSYVRGRLDMLER from the coding sequence GTTGCCCGGTACCGGCGCCGGTGCGGAGAGAACGCGGCGCTTTGGGGTCTTGTTGTGGGTTTTGCTGGCGCTGGCTCTGGTGCTTGGTGGGCTTGTGCTCTGGTTGAGCGTCGGTTATTGGGCAGACAGGGACGTGCCTGTGGCCGTGGAACAGGTCGAACTGAGAAAAGTGCCGATTTCTGCTACGGCCGAAATGGCTCCCGCCGCTGAACCCGCAGGGGCTGTTTCCGAACCGCCCGCTTCACCGGCAGCGATGGAGCCAGAGGTGGCGACGGCCCTGGCCGAGACCCCTGCTCGGGAGGCCGTGCCGGCTAAAGAAACGGTATCCTCCCTGAGTGAGTCGGTTGAGCCGCCGCAACTGCCGGTGGCGGCACCGCCGTCGCCAAAAACACCCGCGGCATCTGAGCCGGCGGCACTGGTGAAGACGCCGCGCCCCCTGTCCCCGGAAGAGCAGGCCCGGGTCCGTTTCGCCGAGGGTGAAGCGGCCCTGAAGGACGGCCGGCTGCCCGAGGCCGAACAGGCCTGGCGACAGGCCTTGCGTCTGGATCCGGCTCAGCACGAGTCCCGGGAGAAACTGGCGGCGTTGCTGGCTGGCGCCGGTCGCCGCGTCGAGGCGGAGAAGGTTTACGCCGCCGGTTTAGAGAGTGACCCCGCGCACAGTCCCTTCCGCCGGGGCTATGCCCGCCTGCTGGCCGAAAGAGAAGAGCTGTCGACGGCTCGGGAGGTGCTCCGGCAGGGGCCGGTCCCAACCGTGGCCGCCGATCCCGACTTTCACGCGCTCTATGCCGCCCTGTCCCAACGGCTTGGCGACTACGCTGCTGCTGCCGCGACCTACAGCCTGTTGCTCCAGCATGACCCGGCCTCGGGCGTAAGCTGGCTGGGCTTGGGACTGGCCCTGGAGAGTGATGGCCGCGCGCCCGAGGCGGTGGAGGCTTATCGGCAGGCCATCGCCAGCGGCAGCCTGCAGACCGACCTGCTGTCTTATGTGCGCGGCCGTCTTGACATGTTGGAGCGGTAG
- a CDS encoding GspE/PulE family protein: MSIRQKIRIGDLLVQNGIISEKQLETALATQKKTGTKLGNTLIELGYVSSQRFLEFLGEQLRIPYVDLKLYQYKAEIVRLLPETFSRRYRAIILSEAPDHLLVGMADPTDIFAYDELVKILKRPVKLAVVRETDLLRTIDSVYRRTDEIVNIAEELGEELSLGDVNLADLLPDSQLEDAPVVRLLRTLFEDAVQVGASDIHIEPDEKVLRIRQRIDGVLQEQVMKEKRIAAALVSRLKLMSGLDISERRLPQDGRFNIKVRGRSIDVRLSTMPLQYGESVVMRLLDQSGGILSLDQVGMPNHLLRRFRALVTRPHGMVLVTGPTGSGKTTTLYAALNELNQAEKKIITVEDPVEYRLPRINQVQVHPRIGLSFASVLRAGLRQDPDVIMVGEMRDPETAEIGLRAAMTGHMVLSTLHTNDAVSTALRLLDMEAEGYVVASALNAVLAQRLVRRLCDSCTVEAEPDPRQASWLRATVGSKGAELKFKKGTGCPNCHNTGYQGRIGIFELLEIDHALADALRRNDNAAFANVARQQKGFQPLALCALKYAAEGTTSLDEVLRIAGQVDEFETADEQVAAN, from the coding sequence ATGAGCATCCGCCAAAAAATCCGCATCGGTGATCTGCTGGTGCAGAACGGCATCATCAGTGAGAAGCAGCTGGAAACGGCCCTGGCCACCCAGAAAAAGACGGGGACAAAGCTCGGCAACACCCTGATTGAGCTGGGCTACGTCAGCTCCCAGCGTTTTCTCGAGTTTCTCGGCGAGCAGCTGCGCATCCCCTATGTCGATCTCAAGCTCTATCAGTACAAGGCCGAGATCGTGCGACTGCTGCCCGAGACCTTCTCCCGGCGTTATCGGGCCATCATCCTTTCCGAGGCTCCTGATCACCTGCTGGTGGGGATGGCCGACCCTACCGATATCTTCGCTTACGACGAACTGGTTAAAATTCTCAAACGTCCCGTCAAGCTGGCCGTTGTGCGTGAGACCGATCTGCTGCGCACCATCGACAGCGTCTATCGCCGCACGGATGAGATCGTCAACATCGCCGAAGAACTGGGCGAAGAGCTCTCCCTGGGGGATGTCAACCTGGCCGATCTCCTGCCGGACAGCCAGCTGGAAGATGCCCCTGTCGTCCGCCTGCTGCGCACCCTCTTCGAGGATGCCGTGCAGGTGGGCGCGTCGGACATTCACATCGAGCCGGACGAAAAGGTGCTGCGCATCCGCCAGCGCATCGATGGGGTGCTGCAGGAGCAGGTGATGAAGGAGAAGCGCATCGCCGCTGCCCTCGTTTCCCGTCTCAAGCTCATGAGCGGCCTGGATATCTCCGAGCGACGCCTCCCCCAGGACGGCCGTTTTAACATCAAGGTGCGCGGGCGCAGTATCGATGTGCGTCTTTCCACCATGCCCCTGCAGTATGGTGAGTCGGTGGTCATGCGCCTGCTTGATCAGTCCGGTGGTATTCTCAGTCTCGACCAGGTGGGGATGCCCAACCATCTCCTGCGGCGTTTCCGCGCTCTGGTGACCCGGCCTCACGGCATGGTGCTGGTCACCGGCCCCACCGGCAGCGGCAAAACCACGACCCTGTACGCCGCCCTCAACGAGCTGAACCAGGCGGAGAAGAAGATCATTACCGTTGAAGATCCGGTGGAATATCGGCTGCCGCGCATCAACCAGGTACAGGTTCATCCCCGTATCGGCCTCAGCTTCGCCAGCGTGCTGCGGGCCGGTCTGCGCCAGGACCCCGACGTCATCATGGTCGGCGAGATGCGCGACCCGGAAACCGCTGAAATCGGCCTGCGGGCGGCCATGACCGGCCATATGGTGCTTTCCACCCTGCACACCAACGATGCGGTGAGCACGGCTCTGCGCCTGCTTGACATGGAGGCGGAAGGCTACGTCGTGGCCAGCGCCCTCAATGCTGTCCTCGCCCAGCGCCTGGTGCGGCGCCTGTGTGACAGCTGCACCGTCGAGGCCGAGCCGGATCCCCGCCAGGCCAGCTGGCTTCGGGCGACAGTGGGTTCGAAAGGGGCGGAGCTGAAATTCAAGAAAGGCACCGGCTGCCCCAACTGTCACAATACCGGCTATCAGGGCCGCATCGGTATTTTTGAATTGCTGGAGATCGACCATGCCCTGGCCGATGCGCTGCGCCGCAACGACAATGCCGCCTTTGCCAATGTGGCCCGCCAGCAGAAGGGTTTTCAGCCTTTGGCACTCTGTGCCTTGAAATACGCCGCCGAAGGTACTACCAGCCTGGACGAGGTGCTGCGCATCGCCGGGCAGGTGGATGAGTTTGAGACGGCCGATGAACAGGTCGCGGCGAATTGA